AGCAGTGcctatataaactaaataaatagcGATTGTGAGCTTGCAAAAATCCTCCCTCCCGCCTTCACCCAATACCTATGTACTATACTATGTACCTAGTAGTATGCTCAGCAACCATCCATGAGTGGTATCTCCTCCATGTCCCTccagaaagaaaaaaaaaaggaaaatggGATCCATGACGCTCGAGACAATCATGTGCCATAAAACGAAATTGAAGCAAGcggccatgccatgccaggcCACGCATGCAATGCAATCCAATCCTTTTGAGCCAAGTAAATTCGacaagcaaaaaaaaaacacacAAAATATCAAAAGATAACCtctctaaataataataatcaaAAAAAGACATTTCCATGTATATACATACAGGCGGATGCCGACATGTTCGAGTTTTGTTTGGGTTTGCACCTCAAGGAGGATTATTCTTTCGTCATGCGCCGTCGCTGATGGTACAGTACAAGAGCTTCAGGGGCCCTCCATCAGCTAGAACCGATCAATGGCACCCTCGCTCTTGCTGCTGGCTCTGCACTGCACATCTCGTTGACCGTATCCAAAGATAATGCCTTGGTGTGCGTGCGCAGAGCGGGTATGTGTTTGTGTttgtttgtgtgtgtgtgtgtgtgtgttgcgTTGTTGCTCTATTTTGACAAGTCCATCGTGTGTGTGTACCTTGCTGGGTGTCGACTTTCACCCCCAACCACGGGGACTCTCCGTGTTCTTATGGTGTATCAAATAAGTCACTcaggttgttgttgttgttgttgttgttgctgttgcctTAACGCCGTGTCATGATGATTAGATGGTAATGAAAAAAGTCATCAGCGCTGCCGCcagtctcgtctcgtctcatctcgtctcgtccTGCTCCGTCCGAAGCGGCCATTGTCCGTCATCACTGCCCGTGCGATGAACTCATCTGCTGCAGATGGTGAGGCATGGGTCGTGGAAGAACCTGGTCGTTCATGTGGTGAGGCACCTGCGGCGGTGCAGCCATCGCAACTGGCCGGGGCGTGTGGTAGCCCGGTGCACTCGTGCcactcgagaagctcgatgTCGTCCTCGGGTCGGGGTACATAAAGAGGTCTCGCTGAAGGCCTTCGAGGATATGCATATCCGTCCTCAGTGAGCTCGTCGCTGTTGCCGATTGTCGAAGGAACTGAATCGTCTTGTGGAACAGCGTTCGCAGCAATTCCTCGTCCACGTACGAATGGAGGACTGGGTCCTTGAATGCCGCCGACAGAACCAGTAGGTTGCCCCATTGCCTAAGACAGTGTCAGTTCACACCTCAAAAATTGAACCCGTCGATTGCCACTTACGCATGCGCTGTACCAAACAcattggtgatgatgggtcGCTTTTCACCCAGACCGTGGAAGGCCCGTGTGCTCTCAATCAGCGCCTTGATGCCCTTCTTAGCCAATTCCACCACCTGCGGGTCAATATCGCCGTGTGTCCTGGCCTTCGGGTGGATCACGGGTGCCGTAATATCCTGTCGAAACTCGGACGTGACGTTGGGGAAGTTGGGGCTCGATGCATGGTTCTTGATCGAGTGCGAGAACTGCAGGATCTGTCGGATAAATGGTCGATATGTGATGACCTGCGCACCCCAATACTTAGCCCGCAGCCTTGCCGCTAGGATGTCGTCCGCTGGAGGATCATCCTCCCGGAACGCAAAGCTGGGAGCCACCCAGTGCATCCCCGAGACGGCGTCAGACACAACCCCGACGTTTCTAAACTTGTCCTTGCCGGCCTTGGTTGGGTCCTCGGGGGCGTAGAACATCCGGTGGATGCTGTTGAGGTGTGTTCGGAGATACAGCTGACCGGGGTAGCTGTCTAGGATACGCTGGTCATAACCTTCGAGAAGACTCATGTTAGGATGAGGCATATCGTCTTCATACGAGAGAAGACCCGATGGCGGAAGCTGCATCTCGGCGATGAGATCACTCTCAAGCTGGAGACAGGTCCAGAACGTCAGGGCGAGCTGGTTGTACTTGGTTTCCTGAATGAACTCGCTATTCCGCTTGATTCGTCGCATCTTGTCCAGACTCGGTCTCATGATGACCTGGAGCTTGTGGCTCGCCTTGTGGATAAAGGCAAAGCTCTCCATGGGCCTTCCCAACTGTCCATGGTACAACCCCGCAAAAATGTTGGCGTACACATTCTTCATGTTGTTGTAGGCACCTGTGTGGTTGCCAAGGATATCCGTGGCATAGGCAAAATACTCCAGACCTGGAATTACTTCGTAGTTCTTCTTCAGGCTAAATCCAGAGCGGAAGCCACTCACGCCGTGAATCGAAGACCGGCGGCTATGAATATTCCTGTCCTGCTCCTTCGGCGACGGGAGTCCTGATGAATGCGAATGCGACGAGAATCCAGGAGGGGAGCCTTGGTTCGGCGAAGGAGGAACAGCGCCATTACGGATGGCAGGGCTGCCGTGAGGAAGCGGTTCTGTCGAGTGCACCACGTCGGGCACGTTGTCACGATACAGACAGATCTTACCCAAAGCCAGCACCGTAAGAACTAAAGCGCTGTGGATGGACCGATCCGGCCGGCCGGCACGGGGCGGCGCGGGTGTGGGTGGCTCGGACCCATCCGGCCCTGGCGATCGCTTCCGCTTTGAGCCCGTAGTCTCGGGCGTCTGCGAACCTCCCCCAACGGCAAAAGCGGGCTTCGACGTCTGCGGCTTTGCTGATCGTGGATGCGCTGCAGGAAGAGTATCCAGAAAATGTCGAACCCAGTAATCTAGGAGCTTTGGCTGGATGATCGGGTGCATGTTCAGGATGTTGTCCTTGAAACTCTCCACGTATGACCACACCTTCGTCTCCGAGAAGTCGGGGTTTCCATCGAACGCCAAAACACCACCCTTGTACTCCACCTGATCGGGGGGGCTCAAGCCACCGAGTTGTCCCCAGTCAGCcgctggagaaggagacgcCATGTCTGATGAATCGTCGGCCATATCCAGGTTTCCATGGTCAGCGGGCTCTCGGATATGCCGTGAAGGGTGAGAATCTTCGCCGCGTCCATATACGATCAAGACACCTCGGTTCTGCTCTTGGCTGATAGGATACTCGCTGATGTACCGAATCCCTTCCTGCTCGAGATGATGCTTTGTTAGCTCACGAATCGACGGCCATTCCAGGAGTAGGCCCGCAAGAGTCGTGTGGTTGATCGGAATGGCAGGTTCTCCAGGGGGGACTGGTGGACCAGGTTCAacttccatctcatcctcagcCATCATGCGAAGAGGAATGGGCTCCGCTGATGGATGATCACGGTGTGGTTCATTCGGGTAATAGGTCTCAGCAGAAGCGCCATTCGAAACGTAAGGGGATGCTGGAGCGCGCTTGAAATCGTCATCTGTCGCAGGTTCGGTCTTCAATTCCAATGTCGGGGCATGCTTCGGCAAGAGGGATTCCATTTTAACCAGCCTCTGGTCGAATCGTCCGATTTGGCTCATAATGGTGCTCAGGGAGCTCTGCACAGCTGTGAGCCCCTCCAGAATGTCGGCTTGGGCCTTGTCCGTTCTAATCGCCAGATATTAGCCAAACCCATGGCAAACCAGCGAATTGTGTCATAACTCACGCTTTGGGTACCGGATCTCGGTATTTGCACTCCACACCCTTTTCCTTGCATGTCTTGCATGGCTTGGTCTCATCAcacttggccttgagctgcctGCAGCTGTCACACGCCTGCGTCTCGTTAGTGTTTGCGCGTACGTCGAGTACAAATCGACTCATACCTGAGATGCCCGcgtgttcttcttcttggctggtACGGATGACGAGTAGACGCTATAGAACGGCTCGTGGCCGGAGGGATATCCTCCATGTTGCTCGTACGATGGTTGGTGAGGGACGGGAGTCGGCGGGGGGAAGCTAGGAGCACGATAGCCACCCGGTGTCGGGGGCATCGAAGGCGCACTTTCGTAATTCATGTGTCGTGGTGGATTGTCGGGATAGCTGccaggagggggaggaggtggtgggtGAGAGGTCGGTGGGAGATGTGGTGTCGATGGCATCCCCTCGGGCGCATGGCCCGTCGAGTTGGGCCGGCGTTGATCCTCACCAGGATCCCGTTTTATGGGAGGATCTCGGGAACCGTACGGCGGGTACGGCTGATGCGCTGGATGCGCCGGCGACGGAGGGGGCTGATGCGGAGGCggatgttgctgctgttgctgctgctgttgttgccgGTGATAGTCTTGGACAGGAGGGTAAGGCTCTTGTtcatgatggcgacgatCGGCGTCGGGATGCGGTTGCGCTGGCGCAGTATGAGCAGGCGTCGGCGGCGCTGATGAGTGTTCGGCAGATCGAGGAGGATAATGTTGATACGGGCTCGTCCCAGGGTGATGTAGGGCGccgggaggaggcggcggcggcggtggtggaaGCTGGTTCGGATGGGCGTGATGAGGGTGAGGATGCGGTAGTGATACTCCTTGTTGAGGTGTGCCGGCCGGCCACGAAGAGAGGCGTGGGCGTTTGGTATCGGGAGGTGCAGGATCCATGCTTGTGTGTGCTATATATGTACGGTACTACTTGCACACATAATCAGGAACGAGGCGAAGAGAAAAGCAGGGACCACGAGGAAGCGGTGGCCATGGATAGGTACTGTAGGTTTTGGCGGAGGCGAAACAAAGGAAGCCCCGGGGGAGTGAAGCTTCCAGTTCCTTGGGAGCTGGAGGGGCGGGTGATAATTGGGGCCCTTCAGCAGTGGCAGTCGAGAGACCAGGACGGCATGGGGGTGGGTGTGTCTGGAACGACTGGGTATGATGACATGTACGAAGTACTCCGTACTGTCAGCAAGATGGGAGGTTTGAGAGAGACAGGAGGATGCCGAGTCAAGTCCagtccagccagccagccccaGGCCCCGGCGGGATCAGCAGTTGGGCAgagacgagatggagattCGACAAGCTCTCGGTCCCTGGAGACAGGCGACGGTGGGGCACAGACGCGACAGCTGCGCGAGGTACGAGAGTGAGAGGCGAGGGGGGAGGcgacaggaggaggagaggcgaGAGGGACGCGCTCGAGAGGCTGCTGGGAGAGGGAGAAAGAAAGGCGCAAGTTTGGCGAGATCGAGTGGATGGAGTCTTGGGTAGGTATGATGTCGACCGTACCGTCGAGAGACGAGCGCAATTCTAGGACCGATGGGACCAGCCTCAAGGCTCAAGGCACAAAAGACGGTCTGCCGGGGTGGGCGGGCCAGGCGAGAGGCTGCTGAGAGCCAATTGAGGAACCGACCCTGCCGAGTTGACAGTCGGAGGAGGCTAACAGAACCAGGGGGCCGAAGAACCTGGATGCTTGACGAAGACTGGGGATGATGTCGGCGGAGCGTGCGATGGCCGACCCCTGCTTGCCCGTTTTTTTCTGCCACCACCTGCACCTAAGACCCTAAGCACCCACTCTGCCGACCGAGTGGGCAGAGGTCACTGTACCTGGAACCGCCCGCGCGCTGGGGCCGTCAGGTACTGGGGCCCGTGAGGCACGTACGTACGTAAGAGGAGAGGGAGCGGGTTGATGAGGGAGCGCAACGTCGTGCGGTgcgtgctggtgctggtgcgtGCTGGTGCCGGGACGTGACAGGTACAAGCACAGGCGGGGGccctctctttttctttcttttcttctggCTGAGAAAGATGGGATCGTGTCGGCTGGTGACTACCGAATGTGGACAATAACGCGCGGGACGGCCAGACAGCCCAGGCTCGTATGAGGCGGCACGTATGTCGGGTAGGTAATACTGTAGTATGGAGGAGACGCAATGGAGGAGACCAAGATTGAGATCGCGCGAACGCAATCGAGCAcgcaagaccaagatcaaAAGCAACGGATAACAATCAAGCGCGAGATGCGACACGCCAACTCAACACCGCAACTCGGGCGATGATGGAAATGGACGGTGAAAAGTGGCGGGTGTGCTTCCAAAGCAAATGGCCAGGCGGCGCTGATGGCGGAAAGAGCAGTAGcaacaccagcaacagcGACGGCGGGCCTTGTAACCGGCCGAACGAGGGCGCAGGGAAcgggagatggaggagcacACACATGGACGCACGAGGGGGagctgtggaggaggagcctgcTCCCGTGAGTCGAGCGAGAGTGATGGTGGGCTGGCCTTTGGTGCGTGTGGTGGAGGCCCCGTGGCCGTGGCGTGGAGCCAGACCAGTACTAGCCCAGGACCTTGAGCGTCGTGTAGCGCGCGACGAGGGACAACCTCTCCACCGGCTTTGATTTTCGATGAGGTTTCGAAACCGTGGGTGGATACGGAGGTACTCCCTCGAGTCCAAGAGACGGGCAGATGACAATTAATTGCTGGTACGGAGTACTCTGTACGACGCAGCAAAAGAACCCGGACACCTATTTACAGTTGATGGAGACCACGTCAATCCTGGCGGATAAGGTCCTAGGACAAGGACGGATATGGCAAGTTGGAGGCTGGCGCTCTGCAGATCATGTCGAAGAAGGTTTTGCCGGTTCTCGCTCACCACGGGCCGTTGAAAGAGGTGAAGGATAACGGAAATCTCGATACCCAACTTAAGTGCACGCATGTCTAATGCCCAGTTTGAGGGGTCAAACCCTCCGAGATCGAATACGCTCTCGGAAGCTGCCCAAGATGCGGCGGCATCGCCGTTCTTTCATCCGATCCTCCACCAAGTTTAACAAGGTGCCTACGTATCAATGACCAACTTTGCACACGCGATTTACCCAGGGATTGCTCCGTAGATCAGAGTCCGCCAACTGGGCACAGTCCAGTCAACAAACCTGCAGTACAAAACCACCTACTGAACTGAACTGCACGGACATTGATCACGATGATGGCATTACTGATCGCAGACACTTAGTACACATCCCTCACCCCTGGCTCGCATCCCTCAAGGATGTTGGACCTTGTTGAAGGCTGCCGTGCCACGTGAGAGGTTGCAGGTGACGCTGTCCGCAGGAGTGCGAGGGCCAGCAAGCAGCCCGGGCCCGAGAGAGCGAGGACAGCAGCAACGTCGCTAAGGACAAAAGCACGCCAGGCAGCCTCGACTGTCCTCTCGCGCCTCTGGTTGGTCCAACATGATCCTGCCTCTCAGCCTGGTCAAGGCCGCCTGGTTGGTCAAAGTAGGCAGTGCCCCAGACCGCCCAGCTGAATATGGTCCAGGTACCCGTGTTCCAAAC
This region of Fusarium falciforme chromosome 5, complete sequence genomic DNA includes:
- a CDS encoding Zn(2)-C6 fungal-type domain-containing protein, with the translated sequence MDPAPPDTKRPRLSSWPAGTPQQGVSLPHPHPHHAHPNQLPPPPPPPPPGALHHPGTSPYQHYPPRSAEHSSAPPTPAHTAPAQPHPDADRRHHEQEPYPPVQDYHRQQQQQQQQQHPPPHQPPPSPAHPAHQPYPPYGSRDPPIKRDPGEDQRRPNSTGHAPEGMPSTPHLPPTSHPPPPPPPGSYPDNPPRHMNYESAPSMPPTPGGYRAPSFPPPTPVPHQPSYEQHGGYPSGHEPFYSVYSSSVPAKKKNTRASQACDSCRQLKAKCDETKPCKTCKEKGVECKYRDPVPKATDKAQADILEGLTAVQSSLSTIMSQIGRFDQRLVKMESLLPKHAPTLELKTEPATDDDFKRAPASPYVSNGASAETYYPNEPHRDHPSAEPIPLRMMAEDEMEVEPGPPVPPGEPAIPINHTTLAGLLLEWPSIRELTKHHLEQEGIRYISEYPISQEQNRGVLIVYGRGEDSHPSRHIREPADHGNLDMADDSSDMASPSPAADWGQLGGLSPPDQVEYKGGVLAFDGNPDFSETKVWSYVESFKDNILNMHPIIQPKLLDYWVRHFLDTLPAAHPRSAKPQTSKPAFAVGGGSQTPETTGSKRKRSPGPDGSEPPTPAPPRAGRPDRSIHSALVLTVLALGKICLYRDNVPDVVHSTEPLPHGSPAIRNGAVPPSPNQGSPPGFSSHSHSSGLPSPKEQDRNIHSRRSSIHGVSGFRSGFSLKKNYEVIPGLEYFAYATDILGNHTGAYNNMKNVYANIFAGLYHGQLGRPMESFAFIHKASHKLQVIMRPSLDKMRRIKRNSEFIQETKYNQLALTFWTCLQLESDLIAEMQLPPSGLLSYEDDMPHPNMSLLEGYDQRILDSYPGQLYLRTHLNSIHRMFYAPEDPTKAGKDKFRNVGVVSDAVSGMHWVAPSFAFREDDPPADDILAARLRAKYWGAQVITYRPFIRQILQFSHSIKNHASSPNFPNVTSEFRQDITAPVIHPKARTHGDIDPQVVELAKKGIKALIESTRAFHGLGEKRPIITNVFGTAHAQWGNLLVLSAAFKDPVLHSYVDEELLRTLFHKTIQFLRQSATATSSLRTDMHILEGLQRDLFMYPDPRTTSSFSSGTSAPGYHTPRPVAMAAPPQVPHHMNDQVLPRPMPHHLQQMSSSHGQ